From Veillonellales bacterium, a single genomic window includes:
- a CDS encoding cupin domain-containing protein — MIIQNRDISGKKLNETTSRKVLIAGQELMLAEFHFAKGGVGEPHRHESHEQVGYVVKGSFEILVGNEKRIVKQGDCYHAPKNTLHGVVSLEDDSIIVDAFTPIRQDFL, encoded by the coding sequence ATGATTATCCAAAACCGGGACATCTCCGGTAAAAAGCTGAATGAAACCACTTCCCGCAAGGTCTTAATTGCCGGACAAGAGCTGATGTTAGCGGAGTTTCATTTCGCCAAAGGCGGCGTGGGCGAACCACACCGGCATGAAAGCCACGAACAAGTCGGCTATGTGGTCAAAGGCAGCTTTGAAATTCTGGTAGGCAATGAGAAGAGAATTGTCAAGCAGGGAGACTGCTACCATGCCCCCAAAAATACCCTTCACGGTGTCGTATCCCTGGAAGACGATTCCATCATCGTCGATGCCTTCACTCCCATCCGGCAGGATTTTCTGTAA
- a CDS encoding DASS family sodium-coupled anion symporter: protein MQKTKWWAIILAIVALVGIIWATPDAQGLSLQGKKSLAIAVFAIIIWITQALDDALSGIVIVLLLAGLGATNVGGAFAGYSNTSLWLIVIGFIMAGCMEKSGLSKRIALFMINAAGGSAVKIYWAVAAAIAVTTFLVPSITARTLLMLPIILGIGQAFKAEKGKSNIIKALFFIVAMSGTMMSCGVLTGHVGNPATAGLIEAATHKVVTWSEWFRIGAFPAFSLAFLSVFLIKWMWPPEIKTIDNAQEYVKNELAAIGVFSKKEKYTLVVFIVTLLLWATDSYHKVNVAIVGMLSITLLLWPSIGVMSWKEAQQKVPWNVFVLYGSGLSMGVAMVTSGAAKWLAGTLLGPIVGLSLGIQMVILIWIVTALQIFFTGGGPKTTALTPVVLAHAVAIGADPLVFALILGMNMQHQYILPVSNMPNAVVIGTGHIRVNEMIRTGSVMSVFAAAYMSIMVMTFWTWMGLVP from the coding sequence ATGCAAAAGACGAAATGGTGGGCAATTATCCTGGCGATCGTTGCTTTAGTCGGAATCATCTGGGCTACCCCTGATGCCCAGGGCCTTTCGCTCCAAGGGAAAAAATCCCTGGCAATCGCCGTATTTGCCATTATTATCTGGATTACCCAGGCTCTGGATGATGCTCTGAGCGGCATTGTTATTGTCTTACTGTTGGCCGGACTGGGAGCCACCAATGTTGGCGGAGCCTTTGCCGGGTATTCCAATACTTCACTCTGGTTAATTGTTATCGGCTTTATTATGGCCGGCTGTATGGAAAAATCAGGTCTTTCCAAGCGGATTGCTTTGTTTATGATCAATGCGGCCGGCGGTTCGGCGGTAAAAATTTACTGGGCCGTTGCCGCCGCTATTGCCGTTACCACTTTCCTGGTCCCTTCGATTACAGCCAGGACATTGCTGATGCTTCCTATCATTTTAGGTATCGGTCAGGCTTTTAAGGCAGAGAAAGGGAAAAGCAATATAATCAAAGCCCTTTTCTTTATCGTGGCGATGAGCGGCACGATGATGAGCTGCGGCGTTTTAACCGGTCATGTGGGAAATCCGGCTACTGCCGGTCTGATTGAAGCTGCAACCCATAAAGTTGTTACCTGGTCGGAATGGTTCAGAATTGGCGCGTTTCCCGCTTTTTCTTTGGCCTTTTTGTCCGTATTTTTGATAAAATGGATGTGGCCGCCGGAAATCAAAACGATTGATAATGCGCAGGAATATGTAAAAAATGAGCTGGCTGCGATAGGAGTTTTCTCAAAAAAAGAGAAATATACGTTAGTGGTATTTATCGTAACACTGCTTCTGTGGGCTACCGATTCTTATCATAAGGTCAATGTTGCTATTGTGGGAATGTTATCCATTACCCTGCTGCTCTGGCCTTCCATTGGCGTAATGTCATGGAAGGAAGCCCAGCAGAAAGTTCCCTGGAATGTGTTTGTCCTATACGGCTCCGGCTTGTCCATGGGGGTTGCTATGGTAACATCCGGTGCCGCCAAATGGCTGGCCGGCACTTTGCTGGGGCCGATTGTCGGGCTTTCGCTTGGCATACAGATGGTGATTCTGATTTGGATTGTTACGGCGCTGCAGATCTTTTTTACCGGCGGCGGACCGAAAACAACAGCTCTTACGCCGGTTGTACTGGCTCATGCCGTTGCCATTGGCGCCGATCCGTTGGTTTTTGCCTTGATTCTGGGGATGAATATGCAGCATCAATATATTTTGCCGGTCAGCAATATGCCAAACGCTGTTGTTATCGGCACCGGGCATATTCGGGTCAACGAAATGATTCGCACCGGCAGTGTGATGAGTGTTTTTGCCGCAGCCTATATGAGCATTATGGTCATGACATTCTGGACCTGGATGGGATTAGTTCCTTAA
- a CDS encoding 4Fe-4S binding protein, with protein sequence MSKLIIRTNRCKGCNVCVTFCPKKVLALDTLGKVQAVREADCIQCGQCELRCPDFAIRVAPKEGK encoded by the coding sequence GTGAGCAAACTGATCATTCGGACCAATCGCTGCAAGGGCTGCAATGTGTGTGTAACCTTCTGCCCGAAAAAAGTTCTGGCACTGGATACTCTGGGAAAAGTCCAGGCGGTCCGTGAAGCGGACTGCATCCAGTGCGGGCAATGCGAACTGCGCTGTCCCGATTTCGCCATTCGTGTGGCACCTAAGGAGGGTAAATAA
- a CDS encoding 2-oxoacid:ferredoxin oxidoreductase subunit beta, with the protein MKDYEQYFRSNRLPHIWCPGCGNGIIMKSIAKAIAKLDMDQDKTVIVSGIGCSSRASGYMDFDTLHTAHGRAIPFATGVKLANPELKVIVITGDGDCTAIGGNHFIHGARRNVDLTVVLFNNNIYGMTGGQASPLTPTTKKATTAPYGTVDRPFDPCQLAQAAGATFVARGTAFHAAQLPDLIAKGIQNNGFSLIEAITPCPISYGRQNKLGDSSAMLKWMGEHGVPKVAYEKLSAEERTEKFPLGVLYESQFGEYSAEYAHVIERAEGGQK; encoded by the coding sequence ATGAAAGATTACGAACAATACTTTAGAAGCAACCGTCTGCCCCACATTTGGTGTCCCGGCTGCGGCAACGGCATCATCATGAAATCCATTGCCAAAGCCATAGCCAAGCTGGATATGGATCAGGACAAAACCGTTATCGTATCCGGTATCGGCTGCTCCTCTAGGGCCAGCGGCTATATGGACTTTGACACACTGCACACGGCTCACGGCCGGGCGATTCCTTTCGCTACCGGCGTGAAACTGGCCAATCCGGAACTGAAAGTCATTGTTATCACCGGCGACGGCGACTGCACGGCTATCGGCGGCAACCATTTTATTCATGGCGCCCGGCGTAATGTGGACTTAACCGTCGTGCTGTTTAACAACAATATTTACGGGATGACCGGCGGTCAGGCCTCTCCGTTGACGCCAACCACCAAAAAGGCGACCACCGCTCCTTACGGCACGGTAGATCGTCCCTTCGATCCCTGCCAGCTGGCTCAGGCGGCCGGTGCGACTTTCGTGGCCAGGGGTACGGCTTTCCATGCGGCGCAGCTGCCGGATCTGATTGCCAAAGGCATTCAGAATAACGGGTTCTCCCTAATTGAAGCCATTACTCCCTGCCCAATCTCTTATGGCCGGCAAAACAAATTAGGTGACTCTTCGGCTATGTTGAAATGGATGGGTGAACACGGTGTGCCGAAAGTTGCTTATGAGAAACTGTCGGCAGAAGAAAGAACGGAAAAATTCCCGCTGGGAGTTTTATATGAATCCCAGTTTGGCGAATATTCGGCAGAATATGCCCATGTGATTGAACGGGCAGAGGGGGGTCAGAAATGA
- a CDS encoding 2-oxoacid:acceptor oxidoreductase subunit alpha, whose protein sequence is MTQAKLMQGNEACAQGALAAGVRFFGGYPITPSTEIAEQMARELPKVGGTFIQMEDEIASMAVILGASLGGKKVLTATSGPGFSLKQELIGYAAIAEIPAVIANVQRVGPSTGQPTSPAQGDVMQARWGTHGDHPMIALSPWTVREAFDVAVKAVNYSERFRTPVIILLDEVVGHMREKVVLPEQNEIEIYPRRKPTKSRAEGYQPFTPEDDLVPNPADFGTGYRIHVSGLVHDDTGFPTGSPKVTEECIKRLHEKIDRVKDEITHYDEFFMDDAEVAVVTYGGTARTAYAAVEAARAKGQKVGMVRLMTIWPFADKVIQKVAAKTKAILVPEMNYGQLVREIERAAAGQAKVVSLPKYNTEIFTPAEIGGAIDQLVSEVAK, encoded by the coding sequence ATGACACAAGCAAAACTTATGCAGGGAAATGAAGCCTGTGCCCAAGGCGCATTAGCCGCTGGCGTACGCTTCTTTGGCGGGTATCCGATTACCCCGTCCACCGAAATTGCCGAACAAATGGCAAGAGAACTACCGAAAGTAGGCGGCACTTTCATTCAGATGGAAGATGAAATCGCCAGCATGGCCGTTATTCTGGGCGCAAGCCTGGGCGGCAAGAAAGTTTTGACCGCAACTTCCGGCCCCGGATTCTCCCTGAAACAAGAACTGATCGGTTACGCGGCGATTGCCGAAATTCCGGCCGTTATCGCCAACGTACAACGGGTAGGTCCTTCTACCGGCCAGCCGACTTCACCGGCACAAGGCGACGTCATGCAGGCCCGCTGGGGTACTCACGGCGATCATCCCATGATTGCCCTGTCACCCTGGACAGTGCGGGAAGCCTTTGATGTAGCCGTAAAAGCCGTCAATTATTCTGAACGGTTCCGTACGCCGGTCATCATTTTACTGGATGAAGTCGTCGGCCATATGCGGGAAAAAGTAGTGCTGCCTGAACAAAACGAAATCGAAATTTATCCGCGGCGGAAACCGACAAAATCCCGGGCCGAAGGCTATCAGCCCTTTACCCCGGAAGATGATTTGGTACCGAACCCGGCAGACTTTGGGACAGGCTACCGGATTCATGTCAGCGGCCTGGTCCACGACGACACCGGGTTTCCCACCGGCAGCCCGAAAGTTACCGAAGAGTGCATTAAACGGCTGCATGAAAAAATTGATCGGGTCAAAGATGAAATTACCCATTACGATGAATTCTTCATGGACGACGCCGAAGTGGCTGTCGTAACCTATGGCGGAACTGCCCGTACCGCTTACGCCGCAGTGGAAGCGGCTCGTGCCAAAGGCCAAAAAGTCGGCATGGTGCGGCTCATGACCATCTGGCCTTTCGCCGACAAAGTCATTCAAAAAGTAGCGGCAAAAACAAAGGCGATTCTGGTGCCGGAAATGAACTACGGGCAGCTGGTGCGGGAAATTGAACGGGCCGCAGCGGGTCAGGCCAAGGTCGTTTCCCTGCCGAAATATAATACAGAGATATTTACGCCTGCGGAAATCGGCGGCGCCATCGATCAACTCGTCTCGGAGGTGGCAAAATGA
- a CDS encoding (Fe-S)-binding protein: MSEEHVQEQWKKQLVKCIRCGTCRSVCPVFKEENSENTTARGKVQLLEGVVEGNVKLTPILQERFNKCLLCKACVKGCPSGVRTDLLFLSARQANARKNSLPLVKRVAFKGLTFRKLFDTGLRFGSVMQNVFMKKSADGRGNQARFNIPGSGLDLRRIIPPLADKPLRDRIPEKITGENAKGKAVFFTGCMLNYIYPEAGEAVVNILRKNGWDVTVPSDQACCGTPAFTSGDQDTGRKLAADNVRVLSGDYDLVITACASCGAALKNEYGEIIQDEDTRRKWEKISAKVMDISEFVEKFGDPGLFGPLPLKITYHDACHLVRGMDVSKQPRQVFAAVPKLDFRDMKDADVCCGAGGTFSMVYYDLSRRINDHKLDNAADTGADYLVTGCSACRMHITDGLSQRGSNMKVMHTAELIDMAYKSGENQKKGGK; the protein is encoded by the coding sequence ATGAGCGAGGAACATGTCCAGGAACAATGGAAAAAGCAGCTGGTAAAGTGTATACGCTGCGGAACCTGCCGTTCTGTCTGCCCGGTATTTAAGGAGGAAAATAGCGAAAACACCACGGCCCGGGGAAAGGTACAATTGTTGGAAGGCGTCGTGGAAGGAAACGTCAAGCTGACGCCGATTCTGCAGGAGCGCTTTAACAAGTGCTTATTGTGCAAGGCCTGTGTCAAAGGCTGCCCTTCCGGTGTGCGGACCGATCTTCTATTTTTGAGCGCCCGCCAGGCCAATGCCAGGAAGAACAGCTTGCCGCTGGTGAAACGGGTGGCCTTTAAAGGACTGACTTTCCGCAAGTTGTTTGACACCGGGCTGCGCTTCGGCTCGGTGATGCAAAATGTATTTATGAAAAAATCGGCTGATGGCCGGGGCAATCAGGCCCGGTTCAATATTCCCGGTTCGGGTCTGGATTTGCGGCGCATTATACCGCCGTTGGCAGACAAACCGCTGCGGGATCGAATCCCGGAAAAAATCACCGGGGAAAACGCTAAAGGGAAAGCGGTATTTTTTACCGGCTGCATGCTGAATTACATTTATCCGGAGGCAGGGGAAGCTGTTGTCAATATTCTGCGGAAAAACGGCTGGGATGTAACGGTTCCTTCTGACCAGGCTTGCTGTGGTACACCGGCTTTTACTTCCGGCGATCAGGATACCGGCCGGAAACTTGCGGCCGACAATGTCCGGGTTCTGTCAGGGGACTATGATCTGGTAATTACTGCTTGTGCCTCCTGCGGTGCCGCCCTCAAGAATGAATACGGTGAAATTATTCAGGATGAGGACACGCGGCGTAAATGGGAAAAGATATCCGCTAAAGTCATGGATATCAGCGAATTTGTTGAAAAGTTTGGCGATCCAGGCTTGTTTGGGCCGCTGCCCCTTAAAATCACCTATCATGATGCCTGTCATCTGGTACGGGGCATGGATGTGAGCAAGCAGCCGCGGCAGGTTTTTGCCGCGGTGCCCAAGCTGGATTTTCGTGATATGAAGGATGCCGATGTGTGCTGCGGCGCCGGCGGAACCTTCAGTATGGTGTATTATGACCTCTCCCGCCGGATTAATGATCATAAATTGGACAATGCGGCGGATACCGGCGCCGATTATCTTGTCACCGGCTGTTCGGCCTGCCGTATGCACATTACCGACGGACTCAGCCAGCGCGGCAGCAATATGAAGGTCATGCACACTGCCGAATTAATCGACATGGCCTATAAAAGCGGCGAAAATCAGAAGAAAGGAGGAAAATAA
- a CDS encoding 2-oxoacid:acceptor oxidoreductase family protein produces MNQIRLSGSGGQGLITAGIILAEAAILEGKEAVQSQSYGPEARGGASKAEVIISDKFIYHPKVVGPEIVLAMTQQAADKYASDLAADGLLIIDTDLVPNPPQGKKIESVPITRLSKEKLGRELFANIIALGLLVKVTGVVTLDTIKKAVAHRVPPHTVDKNMEALMIGYEAVK; encoded by the coding sequence ATGAACCAGATTCGTTTATCCGGCTCAGGCGGTCAGGGCTTAATCACCGCCGGGATTATCCTGGCGGAAGCCGCTATTTTGGAAGGAAAAGAAGCCGTACAATCCCAGTCGTATGGCCCGGAGGCCCGCGGCGGCGCTTCCAAAGCGGAAGTCATTATTTCCGACAAATTCATATATCATCCGAAAGTAGTCGGTCCGGAAATTGTTCTGGCCATGACGCAGCAGGCAGCCGACAAATATGCATCTGATTTGGCAGCAGACGGTCTGTTGATTATCGATACCGACCTGGTTCCCAATCCGCCTCAGGGGAAAAAGATCGAATCCGTGCCGATTACCCGCTTGTCCAAGGAAAAACTCGGCCGGGAACTGTTCGCCAATATCATTGCCTTAGGTCTTTTGGTGAAAGTAACCGGTGTTGTAACCTTGGATACCATCAAGAAAGCAGTAGCCCATCGTGTTCCGCCTCATACGGTGGACAAGAACATGGAAGCGCTGATGATTGGCTATGAAGCGGTGAAATAA
- a CDS encoding NAD(P)-dependent oxidoreductase, with protein MKNTVFLNAAKVDFDKKLDFSSITNLTTVTKYDSSSDEEILARVNNQNIVITKEMPVGRDIISCFPDSVQLICEAGTGYNNIDIAAAREKNITVCNLPGYSTDAVAQLAVTFMLNLSSSLIRQQIMLERKNFDNFTKYLQVPHAELKNKTLGVIGAGSIGRQVMNVALALGMNILAYNRTPKSWDNPKIQAAGLDDLLKQSDFVTIHCPLTAGTRHLINKNKLKLMKPSAFLINTARGAIINEADLIEALQQKVIAGAALDVQDPEPPALDNPLFSMDNVILTPHIGWRCIESRQRLIELLAADIQAFIEGKPINVVN; from the coding sequence ATGAAAAACACCGTATTTCTGAATGCCGCTAAAGTGGATTTTGACAAAAAATTAGACTTTTCGTCCATCACCAATCTGACGACTGTTACCAAGTATGATTCCAGCAGCGACGAAGAAATTTTGGCAAGAGTGAACAACCAGAATATTGTTATTACCAAAGAAATGCCGGTTGGCAGGGATATAATCAGCTGCTTTCCCGACTCGGTTCAGCTCATCTGCGAAGCCGGCACCGGCTATAATAACATCGACATTGCCGCTGCCAGAGAAAAAAATATCACCGTCTGCAACCTGCCCGGTTACAGCACCGATGCTGTCGCCCAACTGGCGGTTACCTTTATGCTGAACTTAAGCTCCTCATTGATTCGCCAGCAAATTATGCTGGAGCGGAAAAACTTCGATAACTTTACCAAATATCTACAGGTGCCTCATGCGGAGCTAAAGAACAAGACCCTTGGTGTCATCGGCGCCGGCTCCATCGGCCGTCAAGTGATGAATGTCGCCTTGGCACTGGGAATGAATATCCTGGCCTACAACCGGACGCCGAAATCCTGGGATAACCCTAAAATACAAGCTGCCGGTCTGGACGACCTGCTCAAACAAAGTGATTTTGTCACGATTCACTGTCCCCTTACCGCTGGCACTAGGCACCTGATTAATAAGAACAAGCTGAAGCTGATGAAACCTTCCGCCTTTCTCATCAACACTGCCCGGGGTGCAATCATCAACGAAGCGGATCTGATTGAAGCCTTGCAGCAGAAAGTGATCGCCGGCGCGGCTCTCGACGTTCAGGACCCGGAACCGCCCGCTTTGGACAACCCCTTATTTTCTATGGACAATGTAATCCTCACCCCTCATATCGGCTGGCGCTGCATTGAATCCCGGCAGCGGCTGATCGAACTGCTGGCAGCGGATATTCAAGCCTTCATTGAAGGAAAACCGATTAATGTAGTAAATTGA
- a CDS encoding FAD-linked oxidase C-terminal domain-containing protein, with translation MDQQIVRKLTAIVGEKHALTEFEDRYCYSFDSTFINAMPDLVLQPGSRDEIAAVCRVAYEHDIPVVTRGAATGLSGGAVPVKGGIVLEMTRLNHIIEINTVNRYAIVEPGIVTQNYLAAVDQAGLFYPPDPASSKMATLGGNISECAGGPHGVKYGITRNYVLGLEVVLADGSIVQTGNLVDGDMSGPDWTMLFCGSEGTLGVITKIMLKLTQKPQAKQTMMAIFDRIEDAATTVSTMMASGVIPTTLEIMDNSTIRAVENFLNIGLPVEAGAILLIEVDGDPKAVEKHVQHVMKVCQDCKALTVKAAKTTKEADALWKARRSVSPACGKINPTKISEDATVPRSRIPEMVAAVREIAEKYKLKMVIFGHAGDGNLHPNILSNKHDKEEMARVSKAVEELFQAALKLGGTLSGEHGIGYLKAPFLVWELGEEGFQFGKDVKQAVDPKCLLNPGKMFDYRAS, from the coding sequence ATGGACCAGCAGATTGTACGGAAATTAACAGCCATCGTGGGAGAAAAGCATGCTTTGACTGAATTTGAAGACCGGTACTGTTATTCCTTTGATTCCACTTTTATCAATGCCATGCCGGATCTGGTTCTTCAGCCGGGGTCGCGGGATGAAATCGCCGCTGTTTGCCGCGTTGCCTATGAGCACGACATACCGGTGGTGACCCGGGGCGCGGCCACCGGACTTTCCGGCGGCGCGGTTCCGGTAAAAGGCGGTATTGTTCTGGAAATGACCCGTCTCAATCACATTATCGAAATCAATACGGTCAACCGTTACGCCATTGTCGAACCGGGAATCGTGACGCAGAATTATCTGGCAGCGGTGGATCAGGCGGGACTGTTTTATCCCCCGGACCCGGCCAGCAGTAAGATGGCCACCTTGGGGGGAAATATCTCTGAATGTGCCGGCGGACCCCACGGCGTAAAGTATGGCATTACCCGGAATTACGTTCTGGGTCTGGAAGTGGTCCTGGCGGACGGCAGTATTGTACAGACCGGAAATCTGGTGGACGGGGACATGAGCGGTCCGGACTGGACCATGCTGTTCTGCGGTTCGGAAGGTACTTTGGGGGTGATTACCAAAATCATGCTCAAATTGACCCAGAAGCCTCAGGCAAAACAGACGATGATGGCGATTTTCGATCGAATTGAAGATGCCGCTACGACAGTAAGCACTATGATGGCTTCGGGAGTTATTCCTACCACTTTAGAGATCATGGATAACTCTACGATCCGGGCGGTGGAAAATTTCCTCAATATCGGCCTGCCGGTGGAAGCCGGGGCTATTCTGCTGATTGAAGTGGACGGAGACCCGAAAGCAGTGGAGAAACACGTGCAGCATGTGATGAAAGTGTGTCAGGATTGTAAGGCGCTAACCGTGAAAGCAGCGAAAACGACCAAGGAAGCCGACGCTCTGTGGAAAGCCCGCCGCTCGGTATCGCCGGCCTGCGGCAAGATTAACCCGACCAAGATTTCTGAAGACGCTACTGTTCCCAGGAGCCGTATTCCCGAAATGGTCGCTGCCGTCCGGGAAATTGCCGAAAAATATAAACTAAAAATGGTCATCTTCGGTCATGCCGGTGATGGAAACCTGCATCCCAATATCCTCAGCAACAAGCATGACAAGGAAGAAATGGCCCGGGTGAGCAAGGCGGTGGAAGAATTATTTCAGGCAGCGTTGAAACTGGGCGGTACTTTAAGCGGCGAGCATGGTATCGGTTATCTGAAAGCGCCCTTCCTGGTTTGGGAATTAGGGGAAGAGGGATTCCAGTTTGGCAAAGATGTAAAACAGGCCGTGGATCCCAAATGTCTGCTGAATCCGGGTAAAATGTTTGATTATCGCGCTTCTTAA